The nucleotide window tgcaggccttgaactcactaccctgagaccaagacctgagctgagatcgagagtcagatacttaactgactgagccacgcaggcaccccattaaaaaaaacatagaaaccctcttttattttttttaattaagttaagttgttttaaatgaaagagaaaactttTATTGGGTAAGTCACCACACTTTAGCATTATTTGTTAGCCCTCCCTCCcatacattcattttattttatttttttaaagatttatttatttatttgagagagagagagagagagagagcgtgcaggtgggagagacagagggagagcaagagagacaatCTTATGTAAATGCCACACAGCTCacagagcctgacccggggctccatctcatgaccctgggatcacaacctgagccgaaaccaagagttggtcgcttaacTGCCTgcaccactcaggcgcccctcagccaTTCATTTTAAATTGGGATGCCCAAAGCTTCACCGATGCACATGTTCTGAGGATCCTATCCCAATTTGTGACCCTCAATACCATCTGCCCTCGGATGACTTGCAAACATTGATCTCCAGCCCATGCCTCTCTCCTGAACTCCAGGCTGGTTGCCTGGTTAACCACTCACTAGTGGTCCAGTTAACAACTCCACCTGGATGTTCCTAGACATCTCAGATGCCTCTTGTCCAAAATGGGACCCCTGATTTTCCTCCCCACGTGTTCTCCCGCTGCAGTTCTCCCCGCTTGGGTGGAAGACGGCTCGTCCTTCTACGGGCACAGGCCAGCCCTCTCCGTCACACCCGCGTTGAATGAATAGGAGTTTTTGTGTCCACCATGTTTTCAAAACGCGACGACTTCCCACCTCTGCAAATGCCACCTGCTTTAAGCCAGTGACCTCTTTTTTTCTGAAGGCTGCAGCAGCCCACTAGCTAACtggtctctctttcctccttcccctcttcctctttttattttagctaCTTTAAACAACATGAGCCGTTAGTAGGAGCAGATATATTCACTATTCTATACTCCAGTTTTggttttagagggaaaaaatagctttttaaagcAAGCGGGAAGTGTTTCTTGGCAAAGTTCCTAGGAGGTTATGGGTGTGCGTGTCCGACTAGCTGCAGCCTCTTGGAGGAGAGGGGCCACACTGCTTGTGGAGAGAGCAGCGTTCCTGTTGGCATCAACGCTTCTCCTTTATTGGGTTTGCTTTTGTGCATTTCAAATGGCTTTGCTCGCACTGTGTTCTCTCTCGCCCTTTTTAacaaattcttttctgttttgcagCTCAGGTTCTAGATGTCGGTTGGGGGGCTTCTGACATTCCAATCTCAGCCAAGGTCTCATCAATAATGCcacctcctggggcgcctggtggctcagtcggctgaatgtctgactctcgatttcggctcaggtcatgatctcagggtcatgggattgagccccttgttgtcaggctccgtgctccgtggggagtctgcttctttccctctcttcccccgtttgtccccccctccaccccgcgGCCCCCagcatctctctctcaaataaataaataagtcttaaaacaaacagacaaacatgAATGCCACCTCCCTCCCAGCTCTGGCCTTAACCATCTGACGAGCTTCTTTCTCACTTCTCCCCTGTGGGTCTCCAGCACTTCAGCCAACCCGAGTCTCTCGTTGTCCCCTCCTATCTGCCGTGTTTTCTTCCCTGTGGGCCAGGATCAGTCTGGCATTTTCACTTCCTTTATGCCCGTTTCTTCCAAGTCCACAGAACCCAATAATACTCATCACCGTAGACACTCGGCGAGAACTCACgacgtgccaggcactgctgaGCGTGCACAGGCATCGTATCATCTGAATCTCACACTGCGTAGGGATACACTTTTATCACGCCCATCACCCTGAGGGGTGCGCCCTGCCGCCATCCCCTCAGATCTGTTCCAGCTCGGCGTGCTGTCCTCCCACCAGCTTCTGAAGACTTGGCTGCTGCAGCTCAGGCTGCGACCATCTGAAGGTTGTCTCTTGCCGGCAGGTGAAGGGAGTCCGAAGGGGTCTTGGAGCTTTGTGTTCTCCTTACCCAGTGACCAGTGACAGAAAGGACTGGTGTGGAGATACCAACCTCCTtgcccgcctccccctcccccatcctttgCCTCCAGGCAAGAGGCACTAGAAAGGGTGATCCAGGCTCCAGGTCTCTCCTCAGAATCAGGCTGTGCTGGCTTCCTGCCTTTCCCTATCTTGCTTCCCTACTCGCTCACCTTTCCTCCTAGAAGCACTTCTCTGATAAATCACCTCCTCCTGAATCTTTAGTTCATGATCTGGGTCTGGAGGAACTTGACCTAAGACTCTAGCCTTACCCAAGACCAGTTGTCATTCAAGCCCAAACAGTCAGATCTAACTCCAGGCAGATTTGAGACTTTTAATCCCTCCATTATGCTGCCTGTCCCTTGGGTGTGCTGATTCTGTTTCACTGTCCTGTTCCTAGCATTCCGCGGAGAAGTTACCAGAAGATGTTGGAgcggtatcttttttttttttttagttttatttatttagttgaggggtggggagggagcacaagcagagggcggggcagaagcagagggaaaagcagactccctacttgAGCAGAAGCCTAAcgccaggctggatcccaggaccccaaggtcatgacctgagccaaaggcaggtgtccaattgactgagccccccaggtgcccccagtatcTCTGACACATGACATATGTTCATAATTCTTACTGTGGTAACAGGAATGTTCAAAGTCCTTGTATGGATGGGTGAAGTCACAATGGGAGCATCTCAGAACATGCTGACAAGCATCTCGGGCTTCTTCCTCACGGCCCCTATAGCTCTTTCAGCAAACTATGCACAGGCATAATTACTTTGAAAATTCTGTTGGAAGTTCTACTTTCCCTCTAGACTGTTCTACTCATTCTTATTTCCCAGTACAGAGCATAGTGTTTAAAATGGAGGTGCTGAACCTTTTGGGATGTAATTCTGTAGTACAAAAAAACTAGATTAAGAGCCCTGGTTCTCAAATGCCATTTGCGTCAGAAGCCGCTGAGGGTGAGGTCTAGGAATCAGCATTTTAACAATTGTCCCGAGTGATTCTGAAGCAGGTGATTCTTGATCCATTATTGATAGTTTGAAAAACACTAGTTTATAAGGTCCAAATACTCCATAATAACCAAGGAGCACTTGTGTTATAAATGCTTGTTACATAGCGTCTACTTTGTGTCTGGCACCGTcgtaagaaaattaaaaatttaaaactaaaaactcaTGTAATCTACACCACAATCTTATGAGACAAAGAATGTGATTACCTCAGTCTTTACAAGTTAGAAAACCAAGGCAAAACAAGAGTGCTAAGGAACTTGCCCCATCACCTATAGCTAGTAAGGATTTGGATCAGGACTTTGGGCTCCAGACAGAGGCTGTGCTCCAAACTTCTACCCCATACCACCCTTTCCACTGATATGTGCAAGAAAATCCACATTTTCCCCAGCTTGCTTGCTTTCTGCTGAGCCCTTCCAAGGAGGTTGAAAGGAAAAGGAGGCCCCATGACTGCATGAAACACACAGgacatattttattagtttccagATGGAGAGTAGCGTAGAGTATAAATACTTCAATAGTAATCCACGGCTCTCCGCAAGGAGCCCACTCGGGCACTCGTGGCTCCCCAGTCGTGGTAGCGCCTGTAGTCCCCCGGTCTCAGCAGGTACTGCCGTCCCCGGTAGTTGGGCAGCTCGTAGAGGATCCAGCAGCCCTCCAGCACGTGGAAGGAGTGGATCTCACTGAAGTGGAAGCGGTCATGAAGCGAGGAGCAGTCCTCAGTGATCTCTACCATCTGGCCTCTGTAGTCCTCTCGCTCGTAGATCCTGATCCTGTAGGAGCTGGTCTGTGGGTTTGGTAATCAGCAGATGAGGAGAAGTCAGGAAACCTAGCCTTTTGCAACCAGTCACACAGCCCACAAGGGGAATGGGCATCTCTTTATCTTTTCTGTATCAAAGGCGGCCAAATAAAAGGAGACTACCAATAACAGGGCTGCTGTGTACAGTTGGATAGGTTGAATActgcaaaagtaaaaaaaaaaccccaaaccaaaaaaccccaccatTCACATAGACCATGATAGGGATGAATATGTGAATGGTGCTCCCTAGGGTTTTTTTGGGGGAGCACAACCTTTATGAAGTGTACATACTGGATCCATTACTACTGTTCTTAAGTAACGATTTGTATATAATAGTTTTGCTCTATCCTTCATAGACTTTTGGTGGTCCAGGGTTCTCCTTGGATggtataaaaataattagatattagaataaaaagacaaacatatCCCTAGCAAAAGGCATTATTTTGAATCTTGATAGCAttagaagaggagagggagaaaggaaatcaAATTGTTTTCCCCAAAGCAAGGCGCAGATAGGCTGTGGCATTTCAGCCCAGACAGCTCCTTAGTCCCTTCCATCTGCTTTAAGCCCTGCTACTCTAAGATCCTGAAAGGCAAGAGCCATCACAAGGATGAGATTTATTTGTCAGTTCTAATACATGCTTCTGCAAGTCTGCTTTAGGTAATGAACCAACATGGGAGCCAAAGATCATGAAGGAGACCTGCCCAGGACCAAGGGAGcataaaacctttagaaaaatggaaagttAGGCTTTTTTGTCTGGAGCAAATTCTGCTTGTCTTTCCTTGAGCACTTGCTCTTCTCTTATGTCCCTTCCCAGAAGGCGCCGATCGTCTCAGTGTCTTCCTGCTCCCACCACTGGACGCTCTTTAGGAGAAGTTCTCACAAGCGACTGTCCGCAGGATGAAAGACGCTAATAAGGAATCTCCCGCGGCTGGGAAAGGACCCACACGTACATCAGTTAATTTGTTCTTCACGGCAGTCTGGCGCATGGGATGCAACTATTctagacttttcttcttttatgagaAGCTAATGACTGGGGTGTTCGGTCTGTAATTAGAAAAGTCCAGATGGGAAAGGAGAAACCTGGACTTTCAGGTTCTTCCTGCTCCTCTGGGTCCATCAAGGCATGGGTTTGAGTCGGTTTGAGTGGGTTTCACACTTTGCAAAAGCGGCACATTTCCCCAGGACTGTGTCATAGATTAGAGAATCCCCCGCTGTGGGATTCCCGGCCGCAGGGGCTCGATTTGGGGAACAGTGGGTTTTGCGGGAGCTGCCGGAATCAGCTTGTTGGTTATTTGTTTTGACTGAACGAAGAGCAGGACTTGATGTTCATAATACAATAGTTAATATTTAAGGGAAGTGGCGGCTTGCCATGTGGTACTCTGCTTTCAGCCTTATTCCAACCCTATGACTTAGCTACTTGTattggccccattttacagaagaagagagagaagtagcCCGAGGAAGTAGCCCCAGGACACCTGATGAACCGGTTTCAACATGTGGCTTATTCGTCACCTGAGCCAAGGACACCGTGAATTTTCCCAGTAGAGGTGAGTTTAATTTTAGCAAATAAACCTTTAAATTAAAAGCACTGCACCACATTTTCAGTGGAAGAAACCTAGAGAtattcagaaaggaaaggagaacatAGAGCAGCAACAGAAGGCTGCCACCCCGTAGTCTGAAAGCCCTGTCTGGAGCGCTCATGAAGAGGGAGGACCCAGCAGGGCCTGGGGAGCTGGACTCACGTGCGGGATGAGGCGGCAGGAGCGGATGGAGTCGCTGAGGCCCATCCACTGCTGGTAGTCGGGGTAGTCCCCGCGCCGCAGGAAGTACTGGCAGCCCGCGTAGTTGGGCTGCTCATAGAGCATCCAGCAGCCGCTGTCCACGCGCACCGAGTTGCAGCGGCTGAAGTAGGGCTGCAGGTTGGAGTGGTCACTGCTGCATTCGTAGTGGCGGCCCTGGAAGCCCCGGTCCTCGTAGAAAGTGATCTGCAAGGCAAGGGAGGGAAAGACTCAGAGGCCTGGCCCCAGACCCCAGCGTGCGGGGCCCCTCCCGGCCTGCGGCTGCGCTGGACtcaccttccccatggctggtGATGGAGGTCAGGGATGGGCCGGCCTGGCGCGCGTCTATATAGCAGGAGGGCTGCTGCGTTGGCAGGAACAACACAAAAGGGGCCCGCGGGGTGAGGaggggattttctctctcttttttctatataattacggcgggggtggggtggggaactTATTGTATGTTTTCTCTTAGACTCTCCAGTGTTTTCGAATTGATGACCCGTGTTAAAACTGTCACTTAGTGCCTCTGTGGCCTTTAAATGAAGCTTATTTAGGAATTTGAAACTGAGCAAAAGTCCTTAATCGAGTTAAtaattacaatgaaatatttcagttatctttttaaatttcaaaccaTCTCCTTTTGAGTAACAGAGTCGGGTAGTGACTGAGTCTGAGGTCAGAATGGACCCCAGCATGAGACGTTTTGAATAGAGAGCATTTTCTTGGTGTGAGAATCTGGAACATGGGGAAGAACCTGTCTTCTCCATAGTTCCTCTAAGAGGAAGAACCTCTCCATGACCTTGCAGGTTGACAAGTGAGTATAGCAGATATTTCTAACACTTGAGGAAGGGCGATGGGGGCTTGGACCCTGAGGAGGCCGGGTTTAGGCACCAGCCTCCACTCTGCCCCCTGGAGACTGGGCTGGACCAGGGCGATCTCCAGCGCCTCAGCTGGGGTGCCTCTCACAGCATAGGCCAAGAGACCCTCACTTATGGAATTCATGAGGTGACTCACTGGTGGTTCCGACCCACAAggcaactttctttcttttcttaaagattttatttatttgacagagagagtgagcacaagtagggggagcagcagacagagagagagggagaagcaggctcctcactgagcaggaagcccgatgctgggctccatcctaggactctgggatcacgacccaagcagaaggcagacacccaactgactgagccacccaggcgcccctcacatggtAACTTTCTATTTAATAATTTTGCAAACTAAGTGCTAAGATTAGTTCTACTACTGATAAATACAAGTTAACATGCAAAcgtaataaatttaaaatcctgCAGTCTTAgaaaacttctgctttctctccgTTTCCCAGCCCTGGGCAAGCCCTGCTTGCTCTGCAGTTAAGGCTCTGACTCCAGGGGCTGGAGTCTGCCTTCTTCCCCCAAGACCCAACCTCCACCCTCAGCAGCTCCTGATGCTTGGCTTTCATTAGAGCAGAGTTGCTCTGCCTCATGTTATTTTGACATTTTGGGCCAAAAACCTCTGTTGTGGGGTGGTTGTTCTGTGCATTTAAGGATGACCCCTGGTGTCAACCCACAAGATGTTAGTAGCATTGGTCTCCTAGTTTTGAAACCAAACATGTTTCCAGACATTGGACATGTTCCTTGGGGGAGCAAAATCAACACTGGTTGAAAACCAGTGCTTTAGAAGAAGCAGTTCTTCAACTTAAAACAACTTGAGACACTCTGTTTCATTCTTCAGTTTGGGTTGTTGCCACCAAAATCCAATGCTAAAAAGTAATTTTCCCTGAACAAATTTCATCCGATGCATACAAACTTAATAAACCTTATTCacatcctttcttttaaaaattcttacattTACAGAAAATTAGGAAACTATAGAGGAAATTTTGAAACCATAGtcctgtattaaaaaaaaaagcactgttggggcacctgggtggctcagtgtgttaaagcctctgcgttcggctcaggtcatgatctcagggtcctgggatcgagccccgcatcaggctctctgctcagcggagagcctgcttcctcctcctccctctttctctgcctgcctgtctgcttacttgtgatctctgtcaaataaataaataaaatcttaaaaaaaaagcactgttgatgtattttaaaacttccttttAGTTCTGCAAGATAAAGGAGTTCTAAAGATCCCTTGCACAACAATGTGTATATAGTTAACACCATTGTACTATGTGGTTGAAAAtggttaggatggtaaatttactgttatgtgtattttaccacaataaaaaaagataccTTTGTTCATCTGCCCACCCCTCTTAATTTTCACTTCTCCGATCTAATACTTTCCTCTTTAAGAATTTGTCCAAAGGAAATAGTTAAAGGTACATGCAAATATTGGGTACGGTTATGTTATCAGACCAttgtttataatatataaaaaatacaaatgaaatgtcAAAAACAAGGCATTAATTAGGTAAATTATAGAACATCTGTTTGATGAGATGTTAGTCAGCTACCAAAAATCATGTTCTTGAAGAATTTATAGAAGTATATGGAAAATAATCACcatatgtcatttctttttaagtaagtaTATTATACATTGAGAGGTATTGGTGaaggaaagaagataaaaataaatggaaatacatcttgtgtttatggattggaagacttagtATTGTTCAGATATCAGTTCTGCCCAAAGTGATCTACAAATTCAGTATAGTCCCTATCAAGATTCTAATAATGTTTAatgtaggaataaaaaaaaatccctcctaaAATTCACACAGAATCTCAAGGGACCTTAAATACCCAAaatcatcttgaaaaagaagaacagagtTGGAGAACTTgaacttcctgatttcaaaacatacCACAAAGCCACACGGATCAAAACAGTGTGGAACTAGCATAACGATAGACATGTGGACCAATGAAagagaatagaaagcccagaaacaagcCCTCACATGTATGGTTAACTGGTTTTTGATGAGGTTGGCAAGACCATTCAACAGGAAAAGGagagtctttttaacaaatgatactgggaagaatgagtatccacatgcaaaaaatgaagttggactccTACCTGACACCATAAACCAAAgccaactcaaaatggattaaagacctgaagaactaaaaccataaaacttttagaagaaaacacagggggaAAGTTTCATGACACTAAAtctggcaatgatttcttggatatgacactaAATCATAGGTAATaggtaaattggacttcatcaaaataagaacTTCTGTGCGACAAGGGAGACCATCAACAGAGTGAAAGGCCATAGCatgcaagaaaatatttgcaaatcatatatatctgataaggcattggtatccaaagtatataaagaactcctacaactcagcaacaacaagcaaaaagcaaaacaaacaaacaacaacaacaaaaaaacactcaaaatcccccccaaaaccaccaccaacaaaacccaaaaaacaccAATTTTTAATACAAGGAcaggaataaacatttttccaaggaagatatacaaataggCAATAATatcataaaaagatgctcaacatcactaatcactgGGGAAATgctatcaaaattacaatgagatgcTACTTCATAGTCTGTaaggatggctataataaaatacaaaaataaaatagaaaataacaagtgttaatgaggatgtggaaaaattacAATTgttgtgcattgctggtgggaacgtGAAATcttgcagccactgtggaagactgttaagagtttcttcaaaaagtaggggcgcctgggtggctcagtgggttaaagcctctgccttcggctcaggtcatggtcccagtgtcctgggatcgagctccgcatcgggctctctgctcagtggagagcctgcttcccttcctctatctctctgcctgcctctctgtctacttgtgatctctgtctgtcaaataaataaataaaatcttttaaaaaaaagagtttcttcaaaaagtagAACATCTAATTACCAGATGACCCACAATTTCCCTTCTATGGATATACCCAGTATAACTGAAAGCAGGGACCCAAACAGGTATTGGTACACCAACGTTcaaagcattattcacaaaagcccAAAgacagaagcaacccaaatgcccatggaaggatgaatggatgTAAAACATGTGGCAGATGCAGAGAATGAAGTatgattcagccttaaaaaggaatgaaattctgataaaTGCCACAACATGGACAAATCTTGAGAGCGCCATGCTAGGTGAAATGAGCCAGGCAGGATGATCAGtgtatgattacatttatttGAGGTACATACAGCGGTCAGATTTGTGGAGACAGAGAGGTGAATGGGGGGTTACCAGAGGCTACAGGGAGGTTGGGATGGGGACTTAGGGTTTGAATGAgggcagagtttcagtttgggttGATGACAAAGTTCTGGAGACGGACAGTACTGATGGTTGCACATCATTGTGAATGTGCTTTATGTCACCAATTTAAATACTTCAAGATGGTTATAATGGTAAActttatgttacatgtattttaccacaatttaaaacattttccataaGCAAAAAGAGAAGAATACATCTATGTTAATTTTATCGATATTATTTCAATAATTCTACCCAAGTtgtaagaaaacagtaaaatggGATGAATTCTGGTG belongs to Meles meles chromosome 9, mMelMel3.1 paternal haplotype, whole genome shotgun sequence and includes:
- the LOC123950950 gene encoding gamma-crystallin F, giving the protein MGKITFYEDRGFQGRHYECSSDHSNLQPYFSRCNSVRVDSGCWMLYEQPNYAGCQYFLRRGDYPDYQQWMGLSDSIRSCRLIPHTSSYRIRIYEREDYRGQMVEITEDCSSLHDRFHFSEIHSFHVLEGCWILYELPNYRGRQYLLRPGDYRRYHDWGATSARVGSLRRAVDYY